In the genome of candidate division KSB1 bacterium, one region contains:
- a CDS encoding sodium:solute symporter family protein, translated as MQFELHFWDVFFVLLYFIGLIVLGIFKSPKQKSNDDFLIAGRKLSLGAFVATLVSTFYGGILGVGEFTYQFGLVSWFTQGFFYYVFALLYALYLAPKIHRNQHYTLPDQLYASYNKSTGLLGSFFTFILVSPAPYVLMVGVLIHLVFGWSITVSILVGALFSTIYVMFGGFRAVVRTDILQFFLMFAGFGILLPFAWAKLGNLFELLPQLPAGHTSLVGKLSIQKIGAWVIIALWTIVSPSFYQRCSAAKNENIARKGILTAIGFWFVFDMMTLSAGFYARFALEGIDPVMAFPLLGELVLPVGIKGIFLVGMLAIIMSSLDSYSFLSAITLGRDFIWRLRGSKDNPKKIILFTRWGLLASLVLSIFLAIGFQSVIDIWYILGSVAIPVLLIPIWTSFFPRLKLSAESTFRMMVTTSVVSIFWLISGYVMAVANQPVYVLGIEPMYPGLVVSIGWWILGFLRKK; from the coding sequence ATGCAATTTGAACTTCATTTTTGGGATGTCTTTTTTGTTCTCCTGTATTTCATTGGTTTAATCGTACTGGGCATTTTTAAATCACCCAAACAAAAAAGCAACGACGATTTTCTCATCGCCGGTCGCAAACTCAGTTTGGGCGCTTTTGTCGCCACATTGGTTTCCACGTTTTACGGGGGGATTCTTGGGGTTGGCGAGTTTACCTATCAATTCGGCCTGGTAAGCTGGTTCACCCAGGGCTTTTTTTATTATGTCTTCGCATTGCTCTATGCACTGTATTTAGCGCCCAAAATTCATCGTAACCAGCATTATACGCTGCCGGACCAACTTTATGCCAGCTACAATAAATCAACAGGATTGCTTGGTAGTTTCTTTACATTTATATTGGTCTCCCCCGCTCCTTATGTGTTAATGGTCGGCGTTTTGATCCACCTGGTTTTTGGCTGGTCGATAACTGTTTCAATTCTAGTTGGCGCTTTATTCTCGACAATTTACGTTATGTTTGGTGGCTTTCGCGCTGTCGTGAGAACGGACATCCTGCAATTTTTTCTGATGTTTGCCGGTTTTGGTATTTTGCTGCCATTTGCCTGGGCTAAACTTGGCAATCTATTTGAACTTCTGCCGCAATTACCGGCCGGCCATACTAGCCTGGTTGGTAAATTATCCATTCAGAAAATAGGAGCCTGGGTGATCATCGCACTTTGGACAATCGTCAGTCCTTCTTTTTACCAACGCTGTTCCGCTGCGAAAAATGAAAACATTGCCAGAAAGGGAATTCTTACCGCTATAGGTTTCTGGTTTGTGTTTGATATGATGACACTTTCCGCCGGATTTTATGCACGATTCGCCTTGGAAGGTATCGATCCGGTCATGGCATTTCCGTTGTTGGGTGAGCTGGTTTTACCGGTCGGAATAAAGGGAATTTTCCTGGTTGGAATGTTGGCGATCATTATGTCTTCCCTGGATAGTTATTCCTTTCTTTCTGCGATCACCCTGGGGCGGGATTTTATCTGGCGATTACGCGGCAGCAAAGATAATCCAAAAAAAATCATACTATTCACCCGTTGGGGTTTGCTGGCCAGCCTGGTTCTTTCTATTTTTCTCGCAATTGGATTTCAATCCGTCATCGATATTTGGTATATTTTGGGTTCGGTCGCTATTCCGGTTCTTTTGATTCCGATCTGGACCAGCTTTTTCCCACGGTTGAAGTTGAGCGCAGAATCTACATTCAGAATGATGGTAACGACGAGTGTGGTTTCTATCTTTTGGTTGATTTCAGGATATGTTATGGCCGTTGCCAACCAACCCGTTTATGTCCTGGGAATTGAACCCATGTACCCGGGACTTGTAGTTTCGATAGGTTGGTGGATATTGGGTTTTTTAAGGAAAAAGTAA